In Desertifilum tharense IPPAS B-1220, the DNA window ATTAGTACAGCCACCGCTACAGGTCCCGCATTGCATACAAGCTGCGATCGCAACTCCTTCACCTCCTTCAGTCATCACGCGATCGACAAACGTCCGATTCATTTTGTCGCCATCAAGTTGGCGATCGACTTTTAAGCCAAAAAAGCACTTTCTGGTTTTCCCAGTCATAGGTTTAGCCTCTACTTTAGCGATGCAGTCATTTCAGCAAACAGCTTGCCCGTTTAAAGACAATCGGGAGGTTGTGGCTAAGAAAGCCGCAATTTCAGCCGCCGCAGATCGTCCATCCGTAATCGATTCCACAATTGCTTTAGGGCCTGTCGCCGTCCCTGCCAGGAAAATTCCAATTCGAGAAGAGGCATTATTAGAATATTGTTGATGGGCCGTGGCGTAGAAGCGATCGCACCCAACACTTAAACCCGCAACGTCTGCTAACTCGGAATTTCCCTCCATTCCCACCATCAACACCAACAGATCCACCGTTAACCGCATCGGTTTAGCCGTTAGCGTATCTTCCAAACGCAACAATAAGCTACCATCCGTCTTTTCATTCGCCTCAGAAAGCCGACCCCGGAGAAACTGCACGCCATAGCGTTCTTGAGAAGTGCGATACAACTCCTCATAACCGCGACCAAAAACCCGAATATCCATGTAAAGACAATAAATCTCGCATTCGGGATTCTGTTGTTTAATTTCAATCGCCACCTTAATCGCATTGGTACAGCAGACGCGCGAACAGTAATTATTATTCACCTGTTGATCGCGAGAACCGACGCAATGAACAATCGCCACTTTCTTCGGCAACTTTCCGGCTTTGGTCGTGACGCTTTGCGCCTTCAGCATGGCATCAAGTTCTACTGAAGTAATGGAATTATCGTAAATTCCGTATCCATACTCCTCCTTAAAAGACGCGTCAAAATGCTTAAACCCGGTTGCGACTAAAATACTCGCTGCTTCGAGTTGTTCGCCAGTTGAAGTCGTAATTCTAAAATGGGGTGCCGAACCCGAAATTTGACTGACGGTGGTATTCGTTAACACCTGGGTTTTCCCTAACCCTTGGCGCAGGTTGTCAACAATTTCCGACGCATCCGTAAAATCCGGAAAAACCTTATACCACTGATTTAAATGCCCCCCAATTTGCGCTTGCTTTTCAATGAGAACCACCTCTTGTCCAAACTCTTGAAGCTTACCTGCCGCAGCCATTCCCGCCGGGCCGCCACCAATCACTACGACTTTTTTTGCCATTACCTTAACCCTTATTCTTGATAGTCGAAAACTCTAAAACGGTTGGTTGACTGACAATCAAGATAGGCTGCTGTTGGGTTACGCTAACGCTAACCTACGACAGCATAGGATTGTCAGTCAATCAGTTAAAACGGTCTTCTGCGTTCTTCTGCGGTTTTGGATTTGTCGTAGGGAATGCCAATTTTATCTAACAGGGGTTCAATGGGGACAACTTTGGCATTCAACCCACAATCTTTGAAAGGGTCATAACCTAACAATAATCCGGTGAGTTGGGCGTAATCTAAGATACTGACATTAAACTCTTCTTCGAGTACCTCTTTAATAGTGCCTTGTTCGGCATCCAAAAAGACCGTACATCCCGGACAGTTGGTAAGAATTAAGTGACAGTCTGGATGCGCTTCTTTCAAACTCTTTAATTTCTTGTAAACGCTGCTGGCTGTATAATCTCGATTTTCGGGAAACGCACATTGGCGAAACCCCATACCGCAGCAATGTCTGCGTTCGGGATAATCAACAATTTCAGCGCCAAAGGCTTCTAAAAGTCCGACTAAAACCTGGGGAAATTCTGCGCCGCCTAGACATTCTCCTGGAAAAATCTTGCCATAGTGACAGCCAATATGATCGACGGCTTTAACTCCTTTTAAGCTATATTTGGC includes these proteins:
- a CDS encoding FAD-dependent oxidoreductase, whose product is MAKKVVVIGGGPAGMAAAGKLQEFGQEVVLIEKQAQIGGHLNQWYKVFPDFTDASEIVDNLRQGLGKTQVLTNTTVSQISGSAPHFRITTSTGEQLEAASILVATGFKHFDASFKEEYGYGIYDNSITSVELDAMLKAQSVTTKAGKLPKKVAIVHCVGSRDQQVNNNYCSRVCCTNAIKVAIEIKQQNPECEIYCLYMDIRVFGRGYEELYRTSQERYGVQFLRGRLSEANEKTDGSLLLRLEDTLTAKPMRLTVDLLVLMVGMEGNSELADVAGLSVGCDRFYATAHQQYSNNASSRIGIFLAGTATGPKAIVESITDGRSAAAEIAAFLATTSRLSLNGQAVC
- a CDS encoding heterodisulfide reductase-related iron-sulfur binding cluster, producing MKLAGKNQAWERHQKHIPTIDEEGGKLWGCFRSCFLQSAAPYTEGIGYKILKNDLGMELREAPGHTSCGAIGYHGDVSNLETQMVVAARNFSVAHHELGVDNLFSFCVTSFANYTEMIKLWEEEPEWREYTEKTLKETTGREFWIPHVSGGRPSVVHASDVFFANREKLAAKAKYSLKGVKAVDHIGCHYGKIFPGECLGGAEFPQVLVGLLEAFGAEIVDYPERRHCCGMGFRQCAFPENRDYTASSVYKKLKSLKEAHPDCHLILTNCPGCTVFLDAEQGTIKEVLEEEFNVSILDYAQLTGLLLGYDPFKDCGLNAKVVPIEPLLDKIGIPYDKSKTAEERRRPF